The proteins below come from a single Macaca fascicularis isolate 582-1 chromosome 9, T2T-MFA8v1.1 genomic window:
- the SCART1 gene encoding scavenger receptor cysteine-rich domain-containing protein SCART1 isoform X1 gives MRGTRLAAEASQAVPCCRQSCHCCQLPPEPLVGSGPSNWTCLSEGGPGALRLAYRHSTCDGVVLVRHHGTWGYVCNQEWTLAEASVVCRQLGCGPAVGAPKYVPLPGEMAQPWLHNVSCRGNESSLWECSLGSWSQSPCPHTWVVVALCSNGTFRELRLVQGRSPCAGLPEIRNVNGVDRLCGLHMEEAMVFCRELGCGPVLQAPRRDVGVVRKYLACRGTEPTIRSCRLDNNFRGSCDLRLDAEVVCSGHTEARLVGGEHPCAGRLEVRRGLTWGTMCDTDLDLATAHVVCRELQCGVAASTPKGSRFGRGSGPVWTETFRCAGDESLLFHCPRGNGSQCGPGRDAGLRCSEFRLVNGSSSCEGRVELQVQGSWAPLCATHWDIADATVLCHQLNCGNAVAAPRGGHFGDGDAAIWPDAFHCGGTEPYLWNCPVSTLGAPACAPGNSASAVCSGLPHAVRLREGQSRCDGRVEVSLEGVWGRVLDDAWDLRGADVVCRQLGCGAAEQAYDAPAPSRGSVQVSLSRARCLGTETRLTQCNVSATLQEPAGTSRDAGVVCSGSLGVRLAAGPGRCAGRVEVLHGGTWGTVCDDAWDLQDAHVVCRQLGCGRALSALGAAHFGAGAGRIWLDELGCQGHESALWQCPSAGWGQHDCRHKEDAGVLCSESVALRLRGRTCCCAGWLDVFYNGTWGAVCSNALKDLSLSIICKQLGCGEWGWLENRPFPSAGTGTAWVDNIECRPLRNSTLWQCPSHPWHPHSCDLREQVWITCAGLSEDRPQAAGEPLNCSSSLGCPEEGALRVRGGEDRCSGRVELWHAGSWGTVCDDGWDLADAEVVCRQLGCGGAVAALGAAAFGPGSGPVWLDEVGCRGSEASLRGCPAERWGRGDCAHKEDAGVRCLGSPETTVLPLPPLAPPLAPPPAHKAWALPEITCLVLGSLLGIISLFLGTQWCRRRAACRGWDMSGHLSSEGVYEDIGAFPMEEKDEGPAGSGDLGLEEDYDDVGEPEDGAGEEAEEARVLLSPAGVHLCVLASMVLFLLYCSYAEGCALASAYI, from the exons ATGAGAGGAACCCGACTTGCCGCTGAGGCCTCACAGGCCGTTCCCTGCTGCCGCCAGAGCTGCCATTGCTGCCAGCTTCCTCCTGAGCCTCTGGTTGGTTCTGGCCCCTCTAACTGGACCTGTCTGTCTGAAGGTGGACCAGGCGCTCTGAGGCTGGCGTACAGACACAGCACGTGCGACGGAGTGGTGCTGGTCCGACACCACGGGACGTGGGGATACGTGTGCAACCAGGAGTGGACGCTGGCAGAGGCCTCTGTGGTGTGCAGGCAGCTGGGCTGCGGTCCTGCCGTGGGCGCCCCCAAGTATGTCCCGCTGCCTGGAGAGATGGCCCAGCCCTGGCTCCACAACGTGTCCTGCCGGGGCAACGAGTCCTCCCTCTGGGAGTGCAGCCTTGGCTCATGGAGCCAGAGCCCGTGCCCCCACACGTGGGTGGTGGTCGCGCTGTGCTCCA ACGGCACATTCCGGGAGCTCCGGCTGGTGCAGGGCCGCAGTCCCTGCGCGGGGCTCCCCGAGATCAGAAACGTGAACGGGGTGGACCGCCTCTGTGGCCTGCACATGGAGGAGGCGATGGTGTTCTGCCGGGAGCTGGGGTGCGGCCCTGTGCTCCAGGCCCCCCGCCGGGACGTGGGCGTCGTCAGGAAGTACCTTGCCTGCAGGGGCACCGAGCCCACCATCCGCAGCTGCAGACTGGACAACAACTTTCGTGGCAGCTGCGACCTGCGGCTGGATGCAGAGGTGGTCTGCTCAG GACACACCGAGGCCCGGCTGGTAGGCGGCGAGCACCCCTGCGCCGGGCGCCTGGAGGTGAGGCGGGGCCTGACCTGGGGCACCATGTGTGACACAGACCTGGACCTGGCCACGGCCCACGTGGTGTGCCGGGAGCTGCAGTGCGGGGTGGCGGCGTCCACACCCAAGGGTTCCCGCTTCGGCCGGGGCTCGGGGCCGGTGTGGACGGAGACCTTCCGCTGTGCAGGCGACGAGTCGCTGCTGTTCCACTGCCCGCGGGGAAATGGGAGCCAGTGTGGGCCCGGCCGTGACGCGGGGCTCAGGTGCTCAG AGTTCAGGCTGGTCAATGGCAGCAGCAGCTGTGAGGGCCGCGTGGAGCTCCAGGTGCAGGGGTCCTGGGCGCCCCTCTGTGCCACCCACTGGGACATAGCAGATGCCACCGTCCTCTGCCACCAGCTCAACTGCGGCAACGCGGTGGCTGCACCTCGAGGAGGCCATTTTGGGGACGGGGACGCTGCCATCTGGCCTGACGCATTTCACTGTGGGGGGACAGAACCCTACTTGTGGAATTGCCCAGTAAGCACCCTGGGCGCCCCGGCCTGTGCCCCGGGAAACTCAGCCTCCGCGGTCTGCTCAG GTCTGCCCCACGCCGTGCGGCTGAGGGAAGGACAGAGCCGCTGTGATGGCCGCGTGGAGGTCTCCCTGGAGGGCGTGTGGGGCCGCGTCCTGGACGATGCCTGGGACCTGCGCGGCGCGGACGTGGTGTGCCGGCAGCTCGGGTGCGGAGCGGCCGAACAAGCCTATGACGCACCTGCCCCCAGCCGCGGGTCCGTCCAGGTGTCTCTGAGCCGCGCGCGCTGTCTGGGCACCGAGACCCGCCTGACTCAGTGCAACGTGTCCGCGACCCTGCAGGAGCCCGCGGGAACCTCGCGGGACGCCGGCGTGGTGTGCTCTG GGAGCCTCGGGGTGCGGCTGGCCGCGGGGCCGGGGCGCtgtgcggggcgcgtggaggtGCTGCACGGGGGCACGTGGGGCACCGTGTGTGACGACGCCTGGGACCTGCAGGACGCGCACGTGGTCTGCAGGCAGCTGGGCTGTGGCCGCGCCCTGAGCGCCCTGGGGGCCGCACACTTCGGAGCCGGGGCGGGGCGCATCTGGCTGGATGAGCTGGGCTGCCAGGGCCACGAATCTGCGCTGTGGCAGTGCCCGTCGGCGGGCTGGGGCCAGCACGACTGCAGGCACAAGGAGGACGCTGGCGTCCTCTGCTCAG AGTCGGTGGCTCTGAGGCTGCGAGGCCGGACCTGCTGCTGTGCTGGGTGGCTGGACGTGTTCTACAATGGGACCTGGGGCGCCGTGTGCAGCAATGCCCTGAAGGACCTCTCCTTGTCCATCATCTGCAAGCAGctggggtgtggggagtggggcTGGCTGGAGAACAGGCCCTTCCCCTCTGCCGGCACCGGGACCGCCTGGGTGGACAACATCGAGTGCCGTCCGCTGCGCAACTCCACCCTGTGGCAATGCCCCTCCCATCCGTGGCACCCGCATTCCTGTGACCTTCGGGAGCAGGTCTGGATTACCTGTGCAG GATTGTCAGAGGACAGGCCACAGGCTGCTGGGGAGCCCCTCAACTGCTCCTCCTCGCTCGGCTGCCCAG AGGAGGGCGCGCTGCGCGTGCGCGGGGGCGAGGACCGCTGCTCCGGGCGCGTGGAGCTCTGGCACGCGGGCTCCTGGGGCACCGTGTGTGACGACGGCTGGGACCTGGCGGACGCGGAGGTCGTCTGCCGCCAGCTGGGCTGTGGTGGGGCCGTCGCCGCCCTGGGGGCCGCCGCCTTTGGCCCTGGCTCCGGACCCGTGTGGCTGGACGAGGTGGGGTGCCGGGGCAGCGAGGCGTCCCTGCGGGGCTGCCCTGCGGAGCGGTGGGGACGCGGAGACTGCGCGCACAAGGAGGACGCGGGCGTGCGCTGCTTGG GTTCCCCGGAGACCACTGTGCTGCCCCTGCCGCCGCTGG CCCCTCCCTTGGCCCCTCCACCTGCCCACAAGGCCTGGGCCCTGCCTGAGATCACCTGCCTGGTCCTTGGCTCCCTCCTGGGCATCATCTCCCTGTTCCTGGGCACACAGTGGTGCCGCCGCAGAGCAGCCTGCAGGG GTTGGGACATGTCAGGCCATCTGTCCTCAGAGGGTGTCTATGAGGACATCGGAGCCTTCCCCATGGAGGAGAAAGACGAGGGACCTGCAGGATCCGGGGACCTGGGCCTGGAGGAGGACTATGACGATGTGGGAGAGCCTGAGGATGGTGCTggggaggaggcggaggaggccAGGGTGCTGCTGAGCCCCGCAGGTGTGCACCTCTGTGTCCTGGCATCCATGGTGCTCTTCCTGCTGTACTGCTCCTATGCAGAGGGCTGTGCTCTGGCCAGCGCCTACATTTAA
- the SCART1 gene encoding scavenger receptor cysteine-rich domain-containing protein SCART1 isoform X3 produces the protein MRGTRLAAEASQAVPCCRQSCHCCQLPPEPLVGSGPSNWTCLSEGGPGALRLAYRHSTCDGVVLVRHHGTWGYVCNQEWTLAEASVVCRQLGCGPAVGAPKYVPLPGEMAQPWLHNVSCRGNESSLWECSLGSWSQSPCPHTWVVVALCSNGTFRELRLVQGRSPCAGLPEIRNVNGVDRLCGLHMEEAMVFCRELGCGPVLQAPRRDVGVVRKYLACRGTEPTIRSCRLDNNFRGSCDLRLDAEVVCSGHTEARLVGGEHPCAGRLEVRRGLTWGTMCDTDLDLATAHVVCRELQCGVAASTPKGSRFGRGSGPVWTETFRCAGDESLLFHCPRGNGSQCGPGRDAGLRCSEFRLVNGSSSCEGRVELQVQGSWAPLCATHWDIADATVLCHQLNCGNAVAAPRGGHFGDGDAAIWPDAFHCGGTEPYLWNCPVSTLGAPACAPGNSASAVCSGLPHAVRLREGQSRCDGRVEVSLEGVWGRVLDDAWDLRGADVVCRQLGCGAAEQAYDAPAPSRGSVQVSLSRARCLGTETRLTQCNVSATLQEPAGTSRDAGVVCSGSLGVRLAAGPGRCAGRVEVLHGGTWGTVCDDAWDLQDAHVVCRQLGCGRALSALGAAHFGAGAGRIWLDELGCQGHESALWQCPSAGWGQHDCRHKEDAGVLCSESVALRLRGRTCCCAGWLDVFYNGTWGAVCSNALKDLSLSIICKQLGCGEWGWLENRPFPSAGTGTAWVDNIECRPLRNSTLWQCPSHPWHPHSCDLREQVWITCAGLSEDRPQAAGEPLNCSSSLGCPEEGALRVRGGEDRCSGRVELWHAGSWGTVCDDGWDLADAEVVCRQLGCGGAVAALGAAAFGPGSGPVWLDEVGCRGSEASLRGCPAERWGRGDCAHKEDAGVRCLGSPETTVLPLPPLAPPLAPPPAHKAWALPEITCLVLGSLLGIISLFLGTQWCRRRAACREGVYEDIGAFPMEEKDEGPAGSGDLGLEEDYDDVGEPEDGAGEEAEEARVLLSPAGVHLCVLASMVLFLLYCSYAEGCALASAYI, from the exons ATGAGAGGAACCCGACTTGCCGCTGAGGCCTCACAGGCCGTTCCCTGCTGCCGCCAGAGCTGCCATTGCTGCCAGCTTCCTCCTGAGCCTCTGGTTGGTTCTGGCCCCTCTAACTGGACCTGTCTGTCTGAAGGTGGACCAGGCGCTCTGAGGCTGGCGTACAGACACAGCACGTGCGACGGAGTGGTGCTGGTCCGACACCACGGGACGTGGGGATACGTGTGCAACCAGGAGTGGACGCTGGCAGAGGCCTCTGTGGTGTGCAGGCAGCTGGGCTGCGGTCCTGCCGTGGGCGCCCCCAAGTATGTCCCGCTGCCTGGAGAGATGGCCCAGCCCTGGCTCCACAACGTGTCCTGCCGGGGCAACGAGTCCTCCCTCTGGGAGTGCAGCCTTGGCTCATGGAGCCAGAGCCCGTGCCCCCACACGTGGGTGGTGGTCGCGCTGTGCTCCA ACGGCACATTCCGGGAGCTCCGGCTGGTGCAGGGCCGCAGTCCCTGCGCGGGGCTCCCCGAGATCAGAAACGTGAACGGGGTGGACCGCCTCTGTGGCCTGCACATGGAGGAGGCGATGGTGTTCTGCCGGGAGCTGGGGTGCGGCCCTGTGCTCCAGGCCCCCCGCCGGGACGTGGGCGTCGTCAGGAAGTACCTTGCCTGCAGGGGCACCGAGCCCACCATCCGCAGCTGCAGACTGGACAACAACTTTCGTGGCAGCTGCGACCTGCGGCTGGATGCAGAGGTGGTCTGCTCAG GACACACCGAGGCCCGGCTGGTAGGCGGCGAGCACCCCTGCGCCGGGCGCCTGGAGGTGAGGCGGGGCCTGACCTGGGGCACCATGTGTGACACAGACCTGGACCTGGCCACGGCCCACGTGGTGTGCCGGGAGCTGCAGTGCGGGGTGGCGGCGTCCACACCCAAGGGTTCCCGCTTCGGCCGGGGCTCGGGGCCGGTGTGGACGGAGACCTTCCGCTGTGCAGGCGACGAGTCGCTGCTGTTCCACTGCCCGCGGGGAAATGGGAGCCAGTGTGGGCCCGGCCGTGACGCGGGGCTCAGGTGCTCAG AGTTCAGGCTGGTCAATGGCAGCAGCAGCTGTGAGGGCCGCGTGGAGCTCCAGGTGCAGGGGTCCTGGGCGCCCCTCTGTGCCACCCACTGGGACATAGCAGATGCCACCGTCCTCTGCCACCAGCTCAACTGCGGCAACGCGGTGGCTGCACCTCGAGGAGGCCATTTTGGGGACGGGGACGCTGCCATCTGGCCTGACGCATTTCACTGTGGGGGGACAGAACCCTACTTGTGGAATTGCCCAGTAAGCACCCTGGGCGCCCCGGCCTGTGCCCCGGGAAACTCAGCCTCCGCGGTCTGCTCAG GTCTGCCCCACGCCGTGCGGCTGAGGGAAGGACAGAGCCGCTGTGATGGCCGCGTGGAGGTCTCCCTGGAGGGCGTGTGGGGCCGCGTCCTGGACGATGCCTGGGACCTGCGCGGCGCGGACGTGGTGTGCCGGCAGCTCGGGTGCGGAGCGGCCGAACAAGCCTATGACGCACCTGCCCCCAGCCGCGGGTCCGTCCAGGTGTCTCTGAGCCGCGCGCGCTGTCTGGGCACCGAGACCCGCCTGACTCAGTGCAACGTGTCCGCGACCCTGCAGGAGCCCGCGGGAACCTCGCGGGACGCCGGCGTGGTGTGCTCTG GGAGCCTCGGGGTGCGGCTGGCCGCGGGGCCGGGGCGCtgtgcggggcgcgtggaggtGCTGCACGGGGGCACGTGGGGCACCGTGTGTGACGACGCCTGGGACCTGCAGGACGCGCACGTGGTCTGCAGGCAGCTGGGCTGTGGCCGCGCCCTGAGCGCCCTGGGGGCCGCACACTTCGGAGCCGGGGCGGGGCGCATCTGGCTGGATGAGCTGGGCTGCCAGGGCCACGAATCTGCGCTGTGGCAGTGCCCGTCGGCGGGCTGGGGCCAGCACGACTGCAGGCACAAGGAGGACGCTGGCGTCCTCTGCTCAG AGTCGGTGGCTCTGAGGCTGCGAGGCCGGACCTGCTGCTGTGCTGGGTGGCTGGACGTGTTCTACAATGGGACCTGGGGCGCCGTGTGCAGCAATGCCCTGAAGGACCTCTCCTTGTCCATCATCTGCAAGCAGctggggtgtggggagtggggcTGGCTGGAGAACAGGCCCTTCCCCTCTGCCGGCACCGGGACCGCCTGGGTGGACAACATCGAGTGCCGTCCGCTGCGCAACTCCACCCTGTGGCAATGCCCCTCCCATCCGTGGCACCCGCATTCCTGTGACCTTCGGGAGCAGGTCTGGATTACCTGTGCAG GATTGTCAGAGGACAGGCCACAGGCTGCTGGGGAGCCCCTCAACTGCTCCTCCTCGCTCGGCTGCCCAG AGGAGGGCGCGCTGCGCGTGCGCGGGGGCGAGGACCGCTGCTCCGGGCGCGTGGAGCTCTGGCACGCGGGCTCCTGGGGCACCGTGTGTGACGACGGCTGGGACCTGGCGGACGCGGAGGTCGTCTGCCGCCAGCTGGGCTGTGGTGGGGCCGTCGCCGCCCTGGGGGCCGCCGCCTTTGGCCCTGGCTCCGGACCCGTGTGGCTGGACGAGGTGGGGTGCCGGGGCAGCGAGGCGTCCCTGCGGGGCTGCCCTGCGGAGCGGTGGGGACGCGGAGACTGCGCGCACAAGGAGGACGCGGGCGTGCGCTGCTTGG GTTCCCCGGAGACCACTGTGCTGCCCCTGCCGCCGCTGG CCCCTCCCTTGGCCCCTCCACCTGCCCACAAGGCCTGGGCCCTGCCTGAGATCACCTGCCTGGTCCTTGGCTCCCTCCTGGGCATCATCTCCCTGTTCCTGGGCACACAGTGGTGCCGCCGCAGAGCAGCCTGCAGGG AGGGTGTCTATGAGGACATCGGAGCCTTCCCCATGGAGGAGAAAGACGAGGGACCTGCAGGATCCGGGGACCTGGGCCTGGAGGAGGACTATGACGATGTGGGAGAGCCTGAGGATGGTGCTggggaggaggcggaggaggccAGGGTGCTGCTGAGCCCCGCAGGTGTGCACCTCTGTGTCCTGGCATCCATGGTGCTCTTCCTGCTGTACTGCTCCTATGCAGAGGGCTGTGCTCTGGCCAGCGCCTACATTTAA
- the SCART1 gene encoding scavenger receptor cysteine-rich domain-containing protein SCART1 isoform X7: MEEAMVFCRELGCGPVLQAPRRDVGVVRKYLACRGTEPTIRSCRLDNNFRGSCDLRLDAEVVCSGHTEARLVGGEHPCAGRLEVRRGLTWGTMCDTDLDLATAHVVCRELQCGVAASTPKGSRFGRGSGPVWTETFRCAGDESLLFHCPRGNGSQCGPGRDAGLRCSEFRLVNGSSSCEGRVELQVQGSWAPLCATHWDIADATVLCHQLNCGNAVAAPRGGHFGDGDAAIWPDAFHCGGTEPYLWNCPVSTLGAPACAPGNSASAVCSGLPHAVRLREGQSRCDGRVEVSLEGVWGRVLDDAWDLRGADVVCRQLGCGAAEQAYDAPAPSRGSVQVSLSRARCLGTETRLTQCNVSATLQEPAGTSRDAGVVCSGSLGVRLAAGPGRCAGRVEVLHGGTWGTVCDDAWDLQDAHVVCRQLGCGRALSALGAAHFGAGAGRIWLDELGCQGHESALWQCPSAGWGQHDCRHKEDAGVLCSESVALRLRGRTCCCAGWLDVFYNGTWGAVCSNALKDLSLSIICKQLGCGEWGWLENRPFPSAGTGTAWVDNIECRPLRNSTLWQCPSHPWHPHSCDLREQVWITCAGLSEDRPQAAGEPLNCSSSLGCPEEGALRVRGGEDRCSGRVELWHAGSWGTVCDDGWDLADAEVVCRQLGCGGAVAALGAAAFGPGSGPVWLDEVGCRGSEASLRGCPAERWGRGDCAHKEDAGVRCLGSPETTVLPLPPLAPPLAPPPAHKAWALPEITCLVLGSLLGIISLFLGTQWCRRRAACRGWDMSGHLSSEGVYEDIGAFPMEEKDEGPAGSGDLGLEEDYDDVGEPEDGAGEEAEEARVLLSPAGGAPFSLGPEAEAGMEDHGGLCPRM; encoded by the exons ATGGAGGAGGCGATGGTGTTCTGCCGGGAGCTGGGGTGCGGCCCTGTGCTCCAGGCCCCCCGCCGGGACGTGGGCGTCGTCAGGAAGTACCTTGCCTGCAGGGGCACCGAGCCCACCATCCGCAGCTGCAGACTGGACAACAACTTTCGTGGCAGCTGCGACCTGCGGCTGGATGCAGAGGTGGTCTGCTCAG GACACACCGAGGCCCGGCTGGTAGGCGGCGAGCACCCCTGCGCCGGGCGCCTGGAGGTGAGGCGGGGCCTGACCTGGGGCACCATGTGTGACACAGACCTGGACCTGGCCACGGCCCACGTGGTGTGCCGGGAGCTGCAGTGCGGGGTGGCGGCGTCCACACCCAAGGGTTCCCGCTTCGGCCGGGGCTCGGGGCCGGTGTGGACGGAGACCTTCCGCTGTGCAGGCGACGAGTCGCTGCTGTTCCACTGCCCGCGGGGAAATGGGAGCCAGTGTGGGCCCGGCCGTGACGCGGGGCTCAGGTGCTCAG AGTTCAGGCTGGTCAATGGCAGCAGCAGCTGTGAGGGCCGCGTGGAGCTCCAGGTGCAGGGGTCCTGGGCGCCCCTCTGTGCCACCCACTGGGACATAGCAGATGCCACCGTCCTCTGCCACCAGCTCAACTGCGGCAACGCGGTGGCTGCACCTCGAGGAGGCCATTTTGGGGACGGGGACGCTGCCATCTGGCCTGACGCATTTCACTGTGGGGGGACAGAACCCTACTTGTGGAATTGCCCAGTAAGCACCCTGGGCGCCCCGGCCTGTGCCCCGGGAAACTCAGCCTCCGCGGTCTGCTCAG GTCTGCCCCACGCCGTGCGGCTGAGGGAAGGACAGAGCCGCTGTGATGGCCGCGTGGAGGTCTCCCTGGAGGGCGTGTGGGGCCGCGTCCTGGACGATGCCTGGGACCTGCGCGGCGCGGACGTGGTGTGCCGGCAGCTCGGGTGCGGAGCGGCCGAACAAGCCTATGACGCACCTGCCCCCAGCCGCGGGTCCGTCCAGGTGTCTCTGAGCCGCGCGCGCTGTCTGGGCACCGAGACCCGCCTGACTCAGTGCAACGTGTCCGCGACCCTGCAGGAGCCCGCGGGAACCTCGCGGGACGCCGGCGTGGTGTGCTCTG GGAGCCTCGGGGTGCGGCTGGCCGCGGGGCCGGGGCGCtgtgcggggcgcgtggaggtGCTGCACGGGGGCACGTGGGGCACCGTGTGTGACGACGCCTGGGACCTGCAGGACGCGCACGTGGTCTGCAGGCAGCTGGGCTGTGGCCGCGCCCTGAGCGCCCTGGGGGCCGCACACTTCGGAGCCGGGGCGGGGCGCATCTGGCTGGATGAGCTGGGCTGCCAGGGCCACGAATCTGCGCTGTGGCAGTGCCCGTCGGCGGGCTGGGGCCAGCACGACTGCAGGCACAAGGAGGACGCTGGCGTCCTCTGCTCAG AGTCGGTGGCTCTGAGGCTGCGAGGCCGGACCTGCTGCTGTGCTGGGTGGCTGGACGTGTTCTACAATGGGACCTGGGGCGCCGTGTGCAGCAATGCCCTGAAGGACCTCTCCTTGTCCATCATCTGCAAGCAGctggggtgtggggagtggggcTGGCTGGAGAACAGGCCCTTCCCCTCTGCCGGCACCGGGACCGCCTGGGTGGACAACATCGAGTGCCGTCCGCTGCGCAACTCCACCCTGTGGCAATGCCCCTCCCATCCGTGGCACCCGCATTCCTGTGACCTTCGGGAGCAGGTCTGGATTACCTGTGCAG GATTGTCAGAGGACAGGCCACAGGCTGCTGGGGAGCCCCTCAACTGCTCCTCCTCGCTCGGCTGCCCAG AGGAGGGCGCGCTGCGCGTGCGCGGGGGCGAGGACCGCTGCTCCGGGCGCGTGGAGCTCTGGCACGCGGGCTCCTGGGGCACCGTGTGTGACGACGGCTGGGACCTGGCGGACGCGGAGGTCGTCTGCCGCCAGCTGGGCTGTGGTGGGGCCGTCGCCGCCCTGGGGGCCGCCGCCTTTGGCCCTGGCTCCGGACCCGTGTGGCTGGACGAGGTGGGGTGCCGGGGCAGCGAGGCGTCCCTGCGGGGCTGCCCTGCGGAGCGGTGGGGACGCGGAGACTGCGCGCACAAGGAGGACGCGGGCGTGCGCTGCTTGG GTTCCCCGGAGACCACTGTGCTGCCCCTGCCGCCGCTGG CCCCTCCCTTGGCCCCTCCACCTGCCCACAAGGCCTGGGCCCTGCCTGAGATCACCTGCCTGGTCCTTGGCTCCCTCCTGGGCATCATCTCCCTGTTCCTGGGCACACAGTGGTGCCGCCGCAGAGCAGCCTGCAGGG GTTGGGACATGTCAGGCCATCTGTCCTCAGAGGGTGTCTATGAGGACATCGGAGCCTTCCCCATGGAGGAGAAAGACGAGGGACCTGCAGGATCCGGGGACCTGGGCCTGGAGGAGGACTATGACGATGTGGGAGAGCCTGAGGATGGTGCTggggaggaggcggaggaggccAGGGTGCTGCTGAGCCCCGCAG GTGGGGCTCCTTTCAGCCTGGGCCCCGAAGCTGAGGCTGGGATGGAAGACCATGGTGGCCTCTGCCCCAGGATGTGA